GAAGGCTTAGCGGGGCAGTGCAGGAACACTGCCCCCAATCATCCACGATGCATATACCCCAGTCAGGAGTGACAAGGCATGCACACCGCAGCGATTGCAGAATCAGGATACCGGAACCTCCCTCTTTCCATGCTGGACGAATCCAGCACCAATCCCCGTCGTACCTTCGAGCCGACCAAGCTGGTCGAGCTTGCCCAAAGCCTTACTATTCATGGCCTTATCCAGCCCATCACGGTGCGACCCAAGGGAGAACGCTTCGAAGTCGTCGCAGGTGCAAGACGATTCCGTGCCGCGCAGATCGCCGACTTGGCTGACGTGCCGACCCGCATCCTCGAACTTTCAGACGAGCAAACCATCGAAATTCAGATCGTTGAAAACGCACAGCGCCAGGACGTTCACCCCTACGAGGAAGCGACCGGCTATCAGCGGCTTCTAGACTTTCCCGGCTACGACGTGGCAGCCCTAGCTTCGAAGTGCGGCAAGAGCCAGAGCCACATCTATGCGCGGCTTTCACTGCTACAACTCATTCCAGACGTAGCCGATGCCTTTCAGCAGGAACGCATCACCGCCAGTCACGCCAACCTGATTGCGCGACTCACGCCGGAGCAGCAGGCCGAGGCATTCAAGAACTGTTTCCGCAAGGACTGGCAGGACAAGGAAGGTCATCTCCTACCCGCGAAGCATCTCGCCGCATGGATCGACACCAATCTGTATTTAGCGCTGGCGGAGGCTCCCTTCCCTACCGACGACCCCACCTTGAACGCCGAGGCCGGGGCTTGCCTTACCTGCCCACGCCGCACCGGGTTCAACACACAACTCTTTGCGGATGTGGAGGCCGACCACTGCCTTGACGCCGCCTGCTACGGAAGCAAGGTCGCGGCAGTTATCGCACGAGAGATCGCTGCCAACCCTGGGTTAGTACAGATCAGCACCGAATGGAGGCCCGC
This genomic stretch from Granulicella arctica harbors:
- a CDS encoding ParB/RepB/Spo0J family partition protein; this translates as MHTAAIAESGYRNLPLSMLDESSTNPRRTFEPTKLVELAQSLTIHGLIQPITVRPKGERFEVVAGARRFRAAQIADLADVPTRILELSDEQTIEIQIVENAQRQDVHPYEEATGYQRLLDFPGYDVAALASKCGKSQSHIYARLSLLQLIPDVADAFQQERITASHANLIARLTPEQQAEAFKNCFRKDWQDKEGHLLPAKHLAAWIDTNLYLALAEAPFPTDDPTLNAEAGACLTCPRRTGFNTQLFADVEADHCLDAACYGSKVAAVIAREIAANPGLVQISTEWRPANERSAGQLLPNDYRRVQTPKEGSGEATQPVCSHATTAIITYGDSIGKRLPICAAQECPVHRPRHTVTPAPDFEQRQQEALCEREERQQQRDKREKALRALILRFPSTATEQQMRFLLKALVIGDLENSLERVAARLDDDQTVNMASDDVCAEVIDSLMPSSLMGFLAELALGSHVDVPQPEERDLLKEALSLFTAPKPILPLLPPKATNKRALKIPTKKSSRPKA